Proteins encoded within one genomic window of Granulicella pectinivorans:
- the hemG gene encoding protoporphyrinogen oxidase yields the protein MKRIAILGGGTAGVAAAYFLAQSGAEHDVTLFEASPRLGGIVETVREGGFVIEGGPDGWVTEKPWALTLAQELGLGDEVIQSLDDTRKTYIYLDGRLEAMPNGMRMMVPGDLQAVEASALFSSEAKKAFLDEPARADALKAAAPDDDESVASFVARHFGPEVLTKIAAPLLSGVFGGDVNTLSVRAVMPAFVAMEREYGSLVTAVQAKAKGTQRPIFTTLRSGVGTLVEAMAAKIPLRWIRRNEPVKRLKRTGEGWLVDGRPFDDVLLATPVDVAAHLLEPTDHRAYELMQMEASSAVVVGFCFQENFDLPQGFGFLVPPGQGSLLMAATFMDQKFPGRIPSGGRLVRAFFGGASALRLMRCGNDEIASIARMELARILGPLPTPTITVVRRWPNSLPQYAVGHLGRMAELESRVQTIGNLWLLGNGYRGVGLPDLIRDARKAAQELSA from the coding sequence ATGAAGCGCATCGCCATCCTCGGTGGAGGCACAGCCGGGGTAGCAGCCGCCTACTTCCTCGCGCAGTCCGGAGCGGAACACGACGTCACCCTCTTTGAGGCCAGCCCGCGCCTTGGCGGCATCGTCGAAACCGTGCGGGAGGGCGGATTCGTCATCGAAGGTGGCCCGGACGGATGGGTTACCGAGAAACCGTGGGCCCTTACACTGGCGCAGGAACTCGGTTTGGGCGATGAGGTCATTCAGTCGCTCGATGACACCCGCAAGACCTACATCTACCTCGACGGGCGTCTCGAAGCCATGCCAAACGGCATGCGCATGATGGTTCCGGGCGATCTTCAGGCAGTTGAAGCCTCCGCGCTCTTCTCCTCGGAGGCAAAAAAAGCCTTTCTCGATGAACCCGCACGAGCCGATGCTCTCAAAGCGGCTGCACCCGACGACGACGAATCCGTGGCGTCGTTCGTGGCGCGCCACTTCGGTCCTGAAGTCCTGACCAAAATCGCCGCCCCCCTGCTGAGCGGAGTCTTCGGCGGAGACGTCAACACGCTCTCCGTGCGCGCCGTCATGCCCGCCTTTGTGGCGATGGAGCGGGAGTACGGGTCACTCGTCACGGCGGTGCAGGCCAAGGCCAAAGGGACGCAGCGTCCCATCTTCACCACGCTCAGGAGCGGCGTGGGAACCTTGGTCGAGGCGATGGCCGCGAAGATTCCCCTGCGCTGGATCCGCAGGAACGAACCCGTCAAACGCTTGAAGCGTACCGGCGAGGGCTGGCTGGTCGACGGCAGGCCCTTCGATGACGTGCTGCTCGCCACGCCGGTCGACGTCGCCGCGCATCTGCTGGAACCGACCGACCACCGTGCCTACGAGCTGATGCAGATGGAGGCGAGCTCCGCGGTCGTCGTCGGCTTCTGCTTCCAGGAGAACTTCGATCTGCCGCAGGGCTTTGGCTTCCTCGTGCCCCCCGGACAGGGCAGTCTGCTGATGGCTGCGACCTTCATGGACCAGAAGTTTCCCGGCCGCATTCCATCTGGAGGGCGGCTGGTCCGCGCCTTCTTCGGTGGAGCCTCCGCCCTGCGCCTGATGCGCTGCGGCAACGACGAGATCGCGTCGATCGCCCGCATGGAGCTCGCCCGCATCCTCGGCCCTCTGCCCACCCCAACGATTACGGTCGTCCGCCGCTGGCCCAACTCCCTGCCGCAGTACGCAGTCGGGCACCTCGGTCGCATGGCCGAGCTAGAATCCCGCGTACAAACCATCGGCAACCTCTGGCTCCTTGGCAACGGCTACCGCGGCGTAGGCCTGCCCGACCTCATCCGCGACGCCCGCAAGGCCGCCCAGGAGCTCTCAGCTTAA
- a CDS encoding response regulator yields MKRPCFLVVDREFAGNISTRKLLIETAKMNVITAYSGKEAMELYERFPAVSGVVLDASLGDMECEALVAGLKRKKRDLPIVVIESANVECPTADYRVRSFDPAQLLEVLRGIEPKETQAIDDRDVELNRQAAEGENGDR; encoded by the coding sequence ATGAAAAGGCCCTGTTTTCTGGTGGTGGATCGTGAGTTTGCAGGAAATATCTCGACACGGAAGCTTCTGATCGAGACAGCGAAGATGAACGTCATCACCGCCTACAGCGGAAAAGAGGCGATGGAACTGTATGAGCGCTTCCCCGCTGTCAGCGGTGTGGTGCTGGACGCCTCGCTCGGTGACATGGAGTGTGAGGCTCTGGTGGCGGGTTTGAAGCGGAAGAAACGCGACCTGCCGATCGTGGTGATCGAAAGCGCCAATGTGGAGTGCCCGACGGCGGACTATCGCGTGCGATCGTTCGATCCGGCACAGTTGCTCGAGGTGCTTCGCGGGATCGAGCCGAAGGAGACGCAGGCAATCGACGATCGCGATGTGGAGTTGAATCGTCAGGCAGCCGAGGGCGAGAACGGCGACCGGTAA